The following nucleotide sequence is from Anabaena sphaerica FACHB-251.
AAATTTGGAAATGAATAATAGTGGCTAAACACAGATAGCGATTAACTCTAAATACTTGTCGGGTTTTACGGGAAAGGGAAATAAAAAACCTTTAACCCAAACCCAGTAAGCTTTTCCCGGTCCAGAGTAAATAAAAACTACAAGCTGCAAAACCCCGAACAGTATTAGATTAACTCTGTGCTTTTCTTTGAATTTTTCTGTCCAAAAAGTTCAGATTTATGAAAATCTGCTGATGAGAAAATACTAGTGTTAGGCTAGTGTTAAGAAATAGGTTGCTTCCTTGCCTGAACTTAAAAAGTTTTAGGCTTCAATTGGAACAGGTTTTACCTCATTATTGTTGGTTAATCAAAACTCAACAAATTTAAATAGTTGAAAGTTGCTGTATCAAGTTGCATCGCAAGGGTCAAAATAATGAGTAATTTATAATTCATAGTTCATAATTTAAAGACTGCTGAGAATTTGCTTTTTCTATAGGCAGCCTCGTTTTGGTTAGGGTTGAAATCTCTATTCAAAACCAATTATGAATGAGGACTTACGAATTGCTACTAATGATAGGTGTTTTATCATAACCTGCTGTTTAAACCAGCGTTATTTGCACATCACCTCATAAATATTTAGTCGGCTTGAAGTGGTTTGTAAATTTTGCATCTGGATTTTAAAAACAGATGTCAGGGATAAATTTACCCAAGTTTTTGCCCAAATTTCACAGTATTCAGCAACTGGTAAGAATTATGTCATCCTCTTCTCAAAAAGACAAAGTTTCTGAACTTTATGATGCACACGAGAGCAAGTTTTTAACGGCTTTTCAGCGTAAGGCGCTGTTAAAAAATTTGCAAGCTGATTTACAACCAGAATATCGACGACGCATTGAAATTATGTTGTTAGCAGATATGGGTAAATCTCAATCTCGTATCTGTGAAATAATTGGTTGTTCTCAGGAGATGGCGCGGTATTGGATTGGTATAGCTGAGGCTGGTATGGCTCATAAATGGAATGAAAGAAGGATAGGTAGACCAAAGACTGTTAATAATCAATATATTGAGAGATTGAAAGAATTGGTGAGTCATAGTCCCCGTGAATATGGCTATGCTTTTGGTTACTGGACTGCTCAATGGTTGAGTAAACATTTAGCAAATGAATTAGGGATTGAAATTAGCGATCGCCATATTAATCGCCTACTTAAACAAATGGGACTTTCTACCAAACGCAAAAGTTCCCCCCAACCCCAAACTCTGCAAAATCAGGATGCTAGTATCACGATTTGCGATTTGCAATCTCGCTCCGAACCTAGTTTTAATTGGTCATTTAATTTGATTCAGACCAATAACTAATATTTGGAGGTAAGAAAATGACATCAGCGTTTTCTCATGAAAAGTTAGCTGCACAAATCACCCACGCTTTGGGCGAGTCTCTGTCAAATCAAGACCTAGAAACTTGTATCCAAGCATTAGAAATTATTGAGCCGCCAATAGCCAAACAATTTTGGCAATCGACAACCGCAGCACCGGGAATTTATCTTGTTTTGGCTGGTAAAGTCAGACTATTAGATGGTGAAAATAATTTAATTACCACTTTGACATCTGGTTCATCCTTTGGGGAGTTGACGTTGTTTCCCGAACAAGAGTTTAGTGATTATGTAGCGAGAGCTTCTGTTAATTTAAAAATAGGTTATCTGCCCCAGGAGGTAATTAATAAATTTTCCGCCGTATCTGAGCGCCTACTCCATCAGGCAGAACTTTGGGATACACTGCTGTTATTGTGCCAAAACTCTGCTATTCCTCGTCATGAATCAACAGAGGAAATCTTAACAGCATTATCCCTATTTGCAAAACAAAATTTAGAAATTGGTTCCTTAAATACCCAACTCACCAAAGATAGTAAACTGTTGCTAGTGCGTCAGGGAGAATTACAACATTCTCAGGGGACAAAATTAACACCTGGTAATATTTTTGTAAATCCCCAACAGGGAAATTGGCAAGCAAACCAACCAACCATAGCCTACATTTTACGTCATAGTGATTGGCAAACAGCACTACAACACTGGCCGCAACTAAGTACCTTAATTGAAGCAGAAAATATACCAATTCCCGCACCAATACAGCGCGAAGTTAAGCCCAAAAGTCGGAATGTAATTCAATTTCCCCAACCGAGAATACAACCTCAACCACAGCCCAAACAACACCAAAAATACTTTCCTAGTCCCACCGTCACCGCTGGCAATTGGTGGCGTAGAATTAGCAAACGTTACCCATTTTTTGAACAACAAAGCGCCTCAGACTGTGGTGCAGCTTGCTTAGTGATGATTAGCCGTTATTGGGGGAAGAATTTCAGCATTAATCGCTTGCGGGATCTTGCCAATGTTAACCGTGCTGGTGCATCGATGCAGAGTTTAACTGCTGCGGCTGAAAGTATTGGCTTTGCTACTCGTCCAGTGAAAGCCAGTTTAGATAAATTAGCACAACAACCCCTACCAGCGATCGCTCACTGGGAAGGTAAACATTACATCGTCGTCTATGAAATCACCAAAAAACAGGTAATAGTTGCTGATCCTGCTATCGGTCAACGCAACCTCACTATCGGGGAATTTAAAGCCGGTTGGACTGGTTATGCGTTGTTATTACAACCGACAAACTCACTCAAAGAAACCCCAGAAGCTAATACACCATTTTGGCAGTTATTTGAGTTAGTTAAACCTCACTCCCAGGTACTGCTAGAAGTATTTGCAGCTTCGGTGTTAATTCAAATATTTGGACTGGTGACACCTTTATTTACTCAACTCTTATTAGACAGAGTAATTGTTCAAGGTAGCACCATTACCTTAAACACCGTTGGGTTTGGATTGTTAATTTTTGGCTTATTTCGTGTCGTCATTAATGGACTCAGACAATATCTATTAGACCACACAGCTAACCGAATTGGTGTAGCCTTGATGGTAGGTTTTATCAAACACACATTTCGTTTACCTCTGTCATTTTTTGAATCTCGTTACGTTGGGGATATCGTTTCTCGCGTCCAAGAAAATCAAAAAATTCAGCGGTTTCTCACTGGTGAAGCACTATCTATTATTTTAGATTTGGTGACGGTCTTTATCTATGTGGGTTTGATGTTTTGGTACAGTCCACCCATGGCTTTGTTAGTGTTAACAATTGTACCACCTTTTGTATTTCTAGCCCTGTTTGCTACACCTTTTTTAAGACGCATTAGCCGTGAGGTATTTAGTGCAGTAACTCAAGAAAATAGTTACTTAATTCAAAGCTTGTCGGGAATTTCTTCCATTCGCTCAATGGCTATTGAACAAACAGTACGCTGGCGTTGGGAAGAATTGCTCAATAAATTGACCAAGAAAAATTTCAGCGTTCAGGTAATTAGTAACCAACTACAAATTATTAGTTCCACAATTCAATCTTTAGCTAGTACAGGATTGCTATGGTTTGGAGCTTGGTTAGTGATTCAAAATCAATTAACCATTGGACAATTAGTTGCTTTTAATATGTTATTAGGCAACATTATTCAACCTTTTCAGCGGTTAATTGTGTTGTGGAATCAACTACAAGAAGTAATTGTTTCCACCGAAAGAATTAATGATGTTTTAGAAGCAGAAGTAGAAGAAGATTTAGCAGTCCAGCCCCGTCAAGTTTTACCCAGATTGCGGGGTAAAATAAACTTTGATCAAGTAACATTTCGTTATCATCCAGAAAGCGATATTAACATCCTAGAAAATCTGAGTTTTGAAATTTTACCTGAACAAACTGTAGCAGTTGTGGGACGAAGTGGATCAGGAAAAACCACTCTTTCTAAGTTGATTTTGGGTTTATATCCGCCGACTGATGGCAGAGTATTGATTGACAATCAAGATGTGACTAGTATTTCTCTAAAATCACTGCGATCGCAAATAGGAGTTGTTGACCAAGATACATTTTTATTTGGCGGTACAATTCGGGAAAATATTAGCATTGCTCATCCAGAAGCTGCCCTAGAAGAAATTATAGAAGCAGCACAAATGGCAGGCGCAGATGAGTTTATTAAACGCATGGCTATGGGTTATGAAACCCAAATTGGTGAAGGTGGAGGAATGTTATCAGGGGGACAACGTCAACGTCTAGCTATAGCTCGTGCATTATTAGGAAATCCGCGCCTTTTAATATTAGATGAAGCTACCAGTCATCTTGATGCTGAATCTGAGCGAATTATTCAGAACAATCTCAAAAAGATCCTCAAAGGACGCACAAGTTTAATTATTGCTCATCGCCTTTCCACCGTGCGTCATGCTGACCTGATTATAGTTTTAGATCGCGGCGTTTTAGTTGAAAGCGGTACTCACGACGAATTAATCGCCAAAAGAGGACATTATTACTATCTCAATCAACAACAACTAGCGGCGACAGGCTAAATCAGTTAACAGTGGAAGATGCCTCCCTTTCCTCCCCTGTCACCTTAATTAATCTCCAACCGAAATCTAGAGACGTTGCATACAACGTCTCTAATATGTATAGCCATGGACAGGGTGGTTAGGACATCAATTGATAATGAAACTCCCACTACAAAAGGATTTTACTCCTGACTCCTGCTATATGTTCCATTTAAGTAGGTGGGTGTGAAAAATTGTCGTTATGACAAGGCAAAAGGCAATAGAGAAGAGGTTTTGGGCAATTTTACTTTTCGTTACATACTCCTGTTTTTTTGTGCCTTTCTACTTACAACAGAATTTTATGAATGTACAAAGGGCTTTTCTGCACATAAATTGGCGTTTAATTAATCATTTTTCCACTTTAGCAACAAGTTTTATACTCTTCATCCAAGATTGGTTATGCCACAATCAACTTACAATTCATCATCAGCCTTTGTTATATCAGAACAGGCTCATTCTTCTGGTATTCAACATGAAAAACAGACAGCAACCAAAGAGAATGATTGGTTTTATGGTACTGAAGAATTATTAGATGCTTTACCGAAAGTATGGACACGCTCCATGCTGTATTTACTGATTAGTTTTACAGCAGTAGCCTTACCTTGGACAATGTTTTCCCAAGTTGATGAAACTGGAAATGCTAGTGGCAGAATAGAACCCAAAGGTGCAACCCAAAAATTAGATAGTGCAGTTACTGGGAGTGTTATTGCTGTCAATATTAAAGAAGGAACAACCGTTAAAGCCGGACAGGTTTTAGTGGAAATTGAATCCGAACTTTTGCAAACAGAACTGCAACAAACTCAGGCTAAAATAGAAGGTTTAGTGAATCGTCAAGCACAATTAGAATTACTCAAAAATCAGGTATTACTGGCGATAAATATCCAAGAACAACAAAATCAGTCTCAACAATTAGAAAAACTCGCTCAACTTAATCAAGCAAGAGAAAACGTAGATGCTAAACAAAGTGCATACCATTTGCAAGGATTGGAAAGACTTGCTCAAGTTGAGCAAGTAAAACAGAACATAAATTCTACCGAAATTGCCCATCGTTTAGCTAAAAGTCGTTTGAATCGAGATTTATTAGAAGTTTCTCGCTATCGTCTACTGTTACAGGAAGGTGCAATTCCTCAAACCAGATTTGTGGAATTAGAAAAGACGGCAGAAGACAGCCAAAGGTTGGAGGAAGAAGCTAAAGCTAATATCAAACAGGCTCAGTTGCGTCTACAGGAAGAGTTAAGCCGATATAACTCAATTAGGAGTCAAGCTCAATCAGATATTCAACAGGCAAAACTGCGTTTACAAGAACAGGAAAGTAGCTATCAAAGTGTAGTGCAAGCAGGTAAATTAACACTGCTGAAAAATCAGGAACAGCTTAAAGATTTGCAGACGCAAATTACGTCACTGCAATCAGAAATTACTCAAACCAAGAGTCAGATTAAATCATTGGAGTTGCAGTTACAACAGCGAGTAGTGCGATCGCCGATTGATGGCACAATCTTTGAATTACCTGTTAAAAAGCCTGGTTCTGTTGTTCAACCAGGACAAATGTTAGCGCAAATTGCACCCAAAGGTGCTGCTTTAATTTTGAAAGCACAAATGCCCAGTCAACAAAGTGGTTTTGTGAAGGTAGGAATGCCAGTAAAAATCAAGTTTGATGCTTATCCTTTCCAAGAATATGGTGTTACCCAAGGGCGTGTTACCTGGATTTCACCTGATGCCAAAGTTCCAGAAAATAGCCCAAATCGCTTAGAAACATATCAGTTAGAAATTGCCTTGGAACAACCTTATATCCAAGCTGGTAACAAACGTATTCCTTTAGCACCAGGTCAGACAGCAACCGCAGAAGTTATTGTGCGTCAACGTCGCGTTATTGATTTTATCTTAGATCCATTCAAAAAGCTGCAAAACAATGGTCTAGACCTTTAGTAATTAGCTATCGTTAACAATAAGATTCCTGACTGATCTAAAAGTCGGGAATCCCAACCTTTTGGTAATAGTGGAGGAATTAGATCATGTCAAAAGTTATAAGTGTTTCTCCTGTAGATATTCTTTACCATATTAAGATATCGTGCCAAATTCCTAATATCCTAGAAGCGATCGCCGCCAGAAAAATTATTGCTGATATTGCTGATAAAGAGGGTATTGAGATCGAAACAGAGGAACTGCAACAAGCAGCAGATAACCTACGATTAGCCAACAAACTGATTAAAGCAGAAGAAACGTGGACATGGTTAAACAAACATTATCTTTCTTTGGATAACTTTGAAGAAATAGCCTATACCAACTTACTTTCTGCAAAGTTAGCAAATCATTTATTTGCAGATAAAGTGGAACCGTTTTTTTATGCTCACCAACTCGACTACACAGCAGCAGTGACATATGAAGTCATATTAGATGATGAAGATTTAGCATTGGAAATATTTTATGCTCTGCAAGAAGGAGAAATAAGTTTCCACCAAATCGCTCGTCAATATATCCAAAATCCAGAACTTCGTCGTGCTGGAGGATATCAAGGTATCCGACAACGTAGCGATTTTAGACCAGAAATTGCTGCGGCCATTTTTGCTGCTACCCCCCCCCAGATTCTCAAACCAATCATTACACATAAAGGAGCGCATATCATTATGGTTGAAGAAATTATCAAACCCCAGTTAAATGAACAGATGCGCTTAAAAATTATGGGAGAGTTATTTACAAATTGGTTAAATCAACAGGTGAACACGTTAGAAATTGTCGCCCAGTTAGAAGAAGATAAAAATTATCAATCTTCTCCACAAATATTGAGTGAAGCCAGCTAAATTTAATCTAGCTAGGACTTACGCAACTGGCATATTAGTAGGGTGCTTCAGACTGCATAACTCCTGTCAATAAACAGATTTTTGACATCTGACACACCCGACAAGAGTTGTTTGATGTGATACTGGCGTAAGTCCTACTAGCAATACCATTTATATCCCCGACTTCTTTAAGAAATCGGGGATCTTTTTGTTCACGTAATAGCCAATCAGCAGAATCAAAGAATTTAATTAATTTGAGCTATGTTTATCGCTAATAAACTTAATCCAGCTTAATCGTATGCCAGGAAATTTCAATTTTTTATCAGGGGTTGAATCATGATTATTTCCAGTAAAGATATAGTTGTCCTGGACTAATTGGCTATAAGTTTCCTGGGGGATGTAGTCTAGAGGATCGCATCCAGAATAATGGAGGAATAAAACACAAGCCCAGGAATATTTACCAAAAATAATAGCTTTGATAATTTCTTGAAATTGTGAATGTTTAAAAATCTTATCTAGCTGTTGATTTTGCTCAAAATTTTCTTGAATCATACCATTACCTCTAAAATGAGAAGCTAAACTAATTTATCAACGCTACTGATGTTAAAATCTTCAGCATTCAGATCCAGAGTTGAATGCTGAAGGCTTGCGTACAACTAAAACAAAGGAGTGTAAACATCCTTAGACCTGGGATTGAGATAAGGACATTGTAATTGAATTTTCTGTGATGAAAAATGTTTAAAAATAGAGGCCATACGACTTTCTGGGCTATCATCACCTTGCTGCCAAGCAGCAATTAAACCATTAGCGATAATTTGACAGCGATGCGTACCAAAACTTTCTTGCTCACCAAATTTTTGCTCTGGTTCTTCAGCGCAAGCTAACCCCGGTGCTAACAGCTTAGTAAATAAAGGTACTTGCTCCTGAAAATAGAATTGATTTTCCGCATAGATTTTTTGTAAAATTGGGTGAACTACCTCATATTTGCCTTTGTTAAAGTAAAGAACGGCTGAATCATAACGTCGATAATCGGAAGGATTATATAGGGCTTTAAACGAAAAAGAAATGCCGATATTATTTAGTTGTTCTGTTAAACTTTCCATAACGGCTGCGGCCCCTTCTGGAGTTAAGTTAAAGTAAATTCGCGTAATCTCATGATTATTTTGGGAGCCTGCATTAGCTACAGCCATATAAAATCCATTTTGCACCAAATTCTTCGGCATTTTGATAGATACAAACTTACCAACAGTTACTCCGTGGTGTGTTGGTAACAGATGCCAGTTTGGATCAACGTGCAGTGTTAACCCATTTTTATGCACTGCCAAAGTGCCATCTGTTTCTTCCCTGACTACCTGCCAGTTATGACTCCAGTAGCCTTCACTTTTGTTCCTGGTATGTAAGCGATCATAGAATTCTAAATCTACGCCGAATAAACTCTTATTTTCGAGATTTGGGTCAGATTTACCATTTGTTTCCTCTTGCTCAGGACTGAGGATAGGTTGTGAAGCAACGTTATAATAAGCACTGTATAGAAAATTACGCAATTGTAACTTCAAATGCTGTTGCTGCATCTCTAATGGTAACTTCTCAAAGCGAGAGACAACTGACTCTGGCAATTCTAACGATTTGTAATTTGGATGCTTGATACAGTGGTGAGATTCAATTTCAATGTTATTGACAATATCTTGTAATGATGTCTGCAATTGCTGGGGCAGTTGTGAAAGTTGAGACTGTAGTGAATCTAATAGTTGCATGGCTTGTAGGGTTTAGGGGTTTAAAGCTGACAGGGAACAGGGCGAAATCTAAGTAGGTTGGCGTTAAAAATTGTCGTTATGACAAGGGAACAGGGAACAGGGAAGAAGTTTCGGGCAATTTTACTTTTCGTGACATACTACTCTTCGAGAAGCCGCTCCGCGTCTACGGTTTTTCTCTTCCCACCTACTTAAAATCCAAAATCCAAAATAGTCAGGACTTACGCAACTGGCATATTTATTAGGGTGTGTCAGATGTTAAAAATTTGTTTATTGACAGGATTTATGCAGTCTGGCGCACCATACAAGAGATGTTTGATGTGACACTTGCGTAAGTCCTAATAGTATTAGGTGACAGGTATTGATAAGCTTGTGGGTATTAGATCTGAAGCTTCCATCCCAAAAATTGTGGTCATAGATGCTTGCGGACGACACAATAAACTCTTGGCCACTTGGAGAATGCAGATACCCGAATTACCAAAGGTTCTTTCATGTTGCAGTTTCGCTTGAATAGACCTAATTAAAGAGAACCCGCTGAACTGCACAACTAATTGCAAGAAATCAGGACGACGCTCTAAAATTTCGGGAAAGTTAGCTAAATAAGCAGTAACCAATTCTGCTATTGAAGGTTGTAGCAGATGCAAGGGAATTGCCGCTAAACGTAAAGACTCTTCAATCGGTACTGTTTTACTAGTTACCATACTATATAGCCAGATTTGTAAGTAACTAGCGATGATTGCGCCTAAATCACTGACCGGATCTCCCCAAGTACCACGTTCCCAGTCAATTAAGCGAATAATCTTTTCATCCAAGAAAGATTCTTGAAATATTGCTGTTTCCCAATTTAAGGAGAGAAGAATATTGTTGAGTTTGAGATCGTTGTGAGTTAAACAACAAGGGTTAAAAGCCTCACTCAAATCTGCGATCGCTTTTCCCAGATTATCATAACGTTGATAAAGTGCAAAGAATTTCAACCCATCGGACGGAACTAAACCAAACATTTCTGGAGTAATTCTATTTAACCCCCCAGCCAAGTTAGGATTTGTCTGCTTGATCGTCACTTCCGAAGTTTGGAAGAATTGCTGATATTCTTGACGCTCTAGAGTTAAACGATGAATTGATGCTAAATTCTCTCCAATCGACCGAGCAATTTGAGTAGGGAATAAATTCTCTTTAGCATGAAATTCTGCTAGGTCACGATAGTCATTGAGATAATTGAAAATAATGATAGAGTTTTCAGCATCAAAATGAATGGCTTCTGATAAAGACGAGCGCAGATGACTGATTTCTGGAAAGGTCTGGAAAAAATTATGAACTTGCCATTCATCTAAAAACTCACCACGAGTTTTACCTTCTCGGTTGAGACGTTCTTGCTTTACCAGCAACTGACGGCCATCGGGCAAGCTAACTAATAAATTAAAATTCTTAGCAGATTTTAGCTCAATTTTACTCAATGACTGTTCTTCCTGAGTACACAGTCCTTGGGAAATGAGATAAGGAAAAACGGTTTGAGAACTTAAAAGAAATGGCATGGTTTTAAATGATGATGAAACGATTGTAAAATGGCTTTTGTGTCAATAAACCATCAATACACCATGAGACTATTCCATTAGCGATCGCATACCCAATTTATTAGTAATCATGTTCATTCTCAGTAGAAAATTATAGGTAAATAAATAGATGCTAGGGTGTTTTATTCTTAATCTTGGTTTCTGAATGAATCCGTGAGAAACGAAATAGCATCGATAGCTGCAATCAAAAGCATAAACTCAAGAGTCTTCACACCAAAATTTAGAATCTGAGGACGATATTTATCTTCACCAC
It contains:
- a CDS encoding helix-turn-helix domain-containing protein gives rise to the protein MSSSSQKDKVSELYDAHESKFLTAFQRKALLKNLQADLQPEYRRRIEIMLLADMGKSQSRICEIIGCSQEMARYWIGIAEAGMAHKWNERRIGRPKTVNNQYIERLKELVSHSPREYGYAFGYWTAQWLSKHLANELGIEISDRHINRLLKQMGLSTKRKSSPQPQTLQNQDASITICDLQSRSEPSFNWSFNLIQTNN
- a CDS encoding ABC transporter transmembrane domain-containing protein, which produces MTSAFSHEKLAAQITHALGESLSNQDLETCIQALEIIEPPIAKQFWQSTTAAPGIYLVLAGKVRLLDGENNLITTLTSGSSFGELTLFPEQEFSDYVARASVNLKIGYLPQEVINKFSAVSERLLHQAELWDTLLLLCQNSAIPRHESTEEILTALSLFAKQNLEIGSLNTQLTKDSKLLLVRQGELQHSQGTKLTPGNIFVNPQQGNWQANQPTIAYILRHSDWQTALQHWPQLSTLIEAENIPIPAPIQREVKPKSRNVIQFPQPRIQPQPQPKQHQKYFPSPTVTAGNWWRRISKRYPFFEQQSASDCGAACLVMISRYWGKNFSINRLRDLANVNRAGASMQSLTAAAESIGFATRPVKASLDKLAQQPLPAIAHWEGKHYIVVYEITKKQVIVADPAIGQRNLTIGEFKAGWTGYALLLQPTNSLKETPEANTPFWQLFELVKPHSQVLLEVFAASVLIQIFGLVTPLFTQLLLDRVIVQGSTITLNTVGFGLLIFGLFRVVINGLRQYLLDHTANRIGVALMVGFIKHTFRLPLSFFESRYVGDIVSRVQENQKIQRFLTGEALSIILDLVTVFIYVGLMFWYSPPMALLVLTIVPPFVFLALFATPFLRRISREVFSAVTQENSYLIQSLSGISSIRSMAIEQTVRWRWEELLNKLTKKNFSVQVISNQLQIISSTIQSLASTGLLWFGAWLVIQNQLTIGQLVAFNMLLGNIIQPFQRLIVLWNQLQEVIVSTERINDVLEAEVEEDLAVQPRQVLPRLRGKINFDQVTFRYHPESDINILENLSFEILPEQTVAVVGRSGSGKTTLSKLILGLYPPTDGRVLIDNQDVTSISLKSLRSQIGVVDQDTFLFGGTIRENISIAHPEAALEEIIEAAQMAGADEFIKRMAMGYETQIGEGGGMLSGGQRQRLAIARALLGNPRLLILDEATSHLDAESERIIQNNLKKILKGRTSLIIAHRLSTVRHADLIIVLDRGVLVESGTHDELIAKRGHYYYLNQQQLAATG
- a CDS encoding HlyD family efflux transporter periplasmic adaptor subunit, whose amino-acid sequence is MPQSTYNSSSAFVISEQAHSSGIQHEKQTATKENDWFYGTEELLDALPKVWTRSMLYLLISFTAVALPWTMFSQVDETGNASGRIEPKGATQKLDSAVTGSVIAVNIKEGTTVKAGQVLVEIESELLQTELQQTQAKIEGLVNRQAQLELLKNQVLLAINIQEQQNQSQQLEKLAQLNQARENVDAKQSAYHLQGLERLAQVEQVKQNINSTEIAHRLAKSRLNRDLLEVSRYRLLLQEGAIPQTRFVELEKTAEDSQRLEEEAKANIKQAQLRLQEELSRYNSIRSQAQSDIQQAKLRLQEQESSYQSVVQAGKLTLLKNQEQLKDLQTQITSLQSEITQTKSQIKSLELQLQQRVVRSPIDGTIFELPVKKPGSVVQPGQMLAQIAPKGAALILKAQMPSQQSGFVKVGMPVKIKFDAYPFQEYGVTQGRVTWISPDAKVPENSPNRLETYQLEIALEQPYIQAGNKRIPLAPGQTATAEVIVRQRRVIDFILDPFKKLQNNGLDL
- a CDS encoding peptidylprolyl isomerase, with translation MSKVISVSPVDILYHIKISCQIPNILEAIAARKIIADIADKEGIEIETEELQQAADNLRLANKLIKAEETWTWLNKHYLSLDNFEEIAYTNLLSAKLANHLFADKVEPFFYAHQLDYTAAVTYEVILDDEDLALEIFYALQEGEISFHQIARQYIQNPELRRAGGYQGIRQRSDFRPEIAAAIFAATPPQILKPIITHKGAHIIMVEEIIKPQLNEQMRLKIMGELFTNWLNQQVNTLEIVAQLEEDKNYQSSPQILSEAS
- a CDS encoding HetP family heterocyst commitment protein yields the protein MIQENFEQNQQLDKIFKHSQFQEIIKAIIFGKYSWACVLFLHYSGCDPLDYIPQETYSQLVQDNYIFTGNNHDSTPDKKLKFPGIRLSWIKFISDKHSSN
- a CDS encoding T3SS effector HopA1 family protein; this translates as MQLLDSLQSQLSQLPQQLQTSLQDIVNNIEIESHHCIKHPNYKSLELPESVVSRFEKLPLEMQQQHLKLQLRNFLYSAYYNVASQPILSPEQEETNGKSDPNLENKSLFGVDLEFYDRLHTRNKSEGYWSHNWQVVREETDGTLAVHKNGLTLHVDPNWHLLPTHHGVTVGKFVSIKMPKNLVQNGFYMAVANAGSQNNHEITRIYFNLTPEGAAAVMESLTEQLNNIGISFSFKALYNPSDYRRYDSAVLYFNKGKYEVVHPILQKIYAENQFYFQEQVPLFTKLLAPGLACAEEPEQKFGEQESFGTHRCQIIANGLIAAWQQGDDSPESRMASIFKHFSSQKIQLQCPYLNPRSKDVYTPLF
- a CDS encoding phosphotransferase family protein produces the protein MPFLLSSQTVFPYLISQGLCTQEEQSLSKIELKSAKNFNLLVSLPDGRQLLVKQERLNREGKTRGEFLDEWQVHNFFQTFPEISHLRSSLSEAIHFDAENSIIIFNYLNDYRDLAEFHAKENLFPTQIARSIGENLASIHRLTLERQEYQQFFQTSEVTIKQTNPNLAGGLNRITPEMFGLVPSDGLKFFALYQRYDNLGKAIADLSEAFNPCCLTHNDLKLNNILLSLNWETAIFQESFLDEKIIRLIDWERGTWGDPVSDLGAIIASYLQIWLYSMVTSKTVPIEESLRLAAIPLHLLQPSIAELVTAYLANFPEILERRPDFLQLVVQFSGFSLIRSIQAKLQHERTFGNSGICILQVAKSLLCRPQASMTTIFGMEASDLIPTSLSIPVT